In the Sulfobacillus thermosulfidooxidans DSM 9293 genome, CTCGTGTTGGCACGACACTAGTACCACAGCCGGTTCCATAACGTGCGCAATTGCCCCATCAGGGAATGATCGATGCCCCGGTGGGCATAATAGCGTTCTTGAAATTCCTTGAAGCACTCCCCATATTCCTGCCGCTGCCGCCGATCCTTCTGAATATCCCGAATGCCTTCTCCCGCTTGGAGAACGATCCCATCCCGAACTAACACGTAGGCCGCCCACATTGCGTCCAGAATAATGTTCGGATCGTGGGCATCCCCGGCTCCTTCCGCCGTTGCTTGGGCCCCGAAGCGCAGAGCGCGCGCGCCTTGATCAGCCACCTCGTTGTGATGCTCATACCAGGCATCCATTTCTGCCTGAAACTTTAGATACTGTTCTTCTCCGCATCTTTCTTCTGTCATACGTAAGCTCCTTTTCCGAAATCACTTGTTCGAGAATTCGCCCAATGCGCGCGGGCTTCTTCTAACGTCAGACCGCGCTGGATGACAGGGGCCGGGAAAAAGTGACATCCCTCGTCCGCCCGCCGATTTGCGTAATAGCGCACAATGTGCTAGGTCGGCATGCGTGGGCCTCCTCACCGCAAAACAAAAACTCCTACGATTCCTTGATAGAATCGTAGGACTCAAAAAAAACACCCCGACAGAACTCCCTGACAACAAAAAATCCCACCAAACTTCATCGGGGGATGCCACTTTTTTGCGGTTTTTTGCACTCTCTTGGGAAGGGGGATGCCGGTTTTTGCGGGTTTTTGACACTCCATCGCGGAGACCGCGGCCTCATTTGTTGGTATTATACCGAACATCCCCGTCCGCGTCAACACATGATACGCATCCCCAACGCCTGATTAAGCAACAGCCGATGTTACCACGCTACACGGAACGTCTTGCCGCTTGTGCGCAAAACAGGGGCGGTCTAATTGAAACACGGGCTCCAGGCGGAATCCCTTTATCCCTGCTCCCGCACTTGTTGCAAGGCCCGTTTCGCCAACGTGGTGATGTGGGCATCGGTACAGCCATACCGATCATAAAGACCACAAATATAGTTCGTACCCATAATGGCCACTAAGCAATCCCATGCCAGCCGGGTCTCAAAATCGTCATACCCGCCCTGACGCTGGAGATCGTCGGCATAGCGCTCAATGGCGTCCCGATGCAGGCGATACTGCGCCACGACACGATCCAATTCCGGTGCCAATTTCATGCTTGCTTCCTCCTTCGGTTGTGTCGCGAGGATCTCACCTCACGTCAGGACTCTATCTTTTGTGCCGCATTCGACCCCATGACCGTCAACGTGATGGCGATCCGAGGATGCTGACGATCCCAACCGAAATCCATAACGCGGGGTAATAACCACTGATCGTCCACAATCAGGACCCCCTTCATCGCATCCGCCACTTCTTTGATGAGATTCCCCGGATCATGCGTTCGGTGATCCGGCCACCAGATCATAAGGGCGGCAATCACCTTCTGCCCCCGGGCGGGCACCGTCCATCCCGTTGTGCGTTGCCAGATTTTCATGGTCCATTGAGCCTCGGTGCGCCACGTTCGCGCTGCGGTCGTCAAGATCATGCGGGGATGCCCGTGCACGCGGGCTATGCGATGCGCGTGATTATCTGATGGCGGGATCGTCAGAATGAGGGGCGGCCAGGGCACGAGGGCAGACATTCGGGGCACATCCTTCCTGCTTTGTCATAGGATTGTTTCGCACAAGACCGATGCCGACACGCGATAAATACGTTGGAGCCTAAACAGATAATCGGTTCCTTATTCATGGCCGTTTTCCCACAGTTGACGGGTGAGTTCACCGAAAAGACCGCTCACCCAACCAGTCTCGCCCCGTGCCAAAAAATTCGTCCAACGACTCATCAGTTGAACCCGGGACCAGTGTCAGTGTTTCAGCTTTCCTTCAAACGGGATGGAGATCCCCCGCTGACGCGGTCCGTGGCCACATGTGCCAAGTTCGCCCATCGAGCTGCGGATGAAGCTGCTTGTGTCCCTGGGCATCGGCTCGTTGCTTAAACCAGAACGCGACGCCGGCTGTCAGACATTGATCCCGCAGGGACCGTACCCAGTCATCATCCATCGGTCGCGCACCAGGACCGGATTCCGCCCCGACGATGACCCAGTCCAGATCGGGAAGCCACGACGTGAGATCCAACGGCGCTAGTAACGGCTCGCCGGACACAAAGCGAATCGCCGCTGGCGTCGTCACCAGCAGCGGGATCCGCTCATCGGCCCACCGCTGGTCTTCGACGGAGACGCCGAGCCAGAGATTGGGCGGGGGCCAGCCTTGACCATCCCGTCGCAAAAGGGATCGCGGCGGATCGAGCATCCACGCTCGCATCCGGGCGGGCCGCTTGGTCAGGACCTGAAAGATGTGGCGGGGCGCACTTTGGATCGTGGTAAAGACCTCGATCAAAAACGCATCCGGCACCTGGTCATGGAACAGGTCACCCATGCTGTTGACGAAGATCCGCCGGGGTTTGCGCCAGTGCAAAGGCTGCATCACGCGCAGCCGATCCCACCGCACGTTTTCCGCCGCGTGCGGTGCCGTCCACGGTTGGGTCGTCCATCCGAAGCGATGACTCAGGCGTTCGGCATAACAATGCTGGCACCCGGGGGAGACCTTGGAACACCCCGTCACAGGATTCCATGTCGCGTCGGTCCAATCAATGCGCGAATGATCGGCCATGATGTATTCTCCTCTCTCCGGTCATCTAACGCCCAGAATCCCTTTCTCGTCGCGGGTTCGTCCGAATTAGCGGACTCATGTAAGCACTCCGCGCATTCGCCTTTTTTTGAGACGGAATCGGACAGCCCGTCGATTATTCGGTATACTTACCATCATGAATGCATTTTGGACCGCGGTACTGGAAGATATCTTGGCAAACTTGATCACAACCCTTCTGATTGCAATGGGAGTGGTTGGATTTTGGTTATGGCGGTTTACGGGGCGAGAACAGCGTGTTCGCCAATGGATCCCACCGGAACGACGGGTTTTTCGTGTTTCGGCAACCGAACCGACGCATTGGCTTGTTCATGCGACCTCCTTTGTTTCGATACTGAGACCCGATGAGAAACTTCGGCTCATTGATTGGCACAGCCAACGACTGCATCGTCGGCCGCATAATGGTCACGTCGTGCGCGTTGAAGGAATCGATCCGTGGAGATTTTCGACTGTCAATTTTTATGATTTTCTTACCACCAATTTGACGGCTTTTCCTGCCAATTGGCCGCGACCGACTGGACGAGGATGGTATTCCACATGGGTCCATTGGCGATCTGTCTTTCCGCTCATCCGCCGGATCCGTGAAGTGATCGGCACGCCTCAGTCCGGAGAGGAAGCGCTGATGAACTCCCATTTGGCTAATCCCCTCGCCATCAGCTTCTTGATCCAAGATGCCACGGGACGATGGGGAGTTGTGGCCCGATCTCAATGGGTGGCCGTGTCATCGGGTCAATGGGGGGCAACGGTGGCAGGTACCGTGACACCAGAAGACTTGACACAGTTTCCCGAGCACCCCATTGCAGTCTGCGCCCGACGAGAAGCCCAAGAAGAATTGAATCTGATTATCGACACCATCACGTGGGATGGTCTGGTGATTTCCCGCCAAAAAATGCAGCCCGTAGCGCTCGTGTCAGCCCGCATTGCCCGCCGATGGGAAGATGTTATGCCCTTGATTGCCCAGGCCCGCGACTGGTCATTTGAAAATACCGCCCTCTATGCGATTCCCCCGGAATCCATTGCATCTGTCATTCGACAAGCCCCCTTAACCGATGCGGCGGCTTATCATTTATCGTTGCACATCCCATCCCATCGTTCCATCTTGCGACGGATTCCCCTCAATCGTTATCGAATCTCCGCCGGGCCCATCAAAAACAATCCGGGTGATTCCTAATAATGCCAATTGGGACCCGAAGCACCGAATCCACCCCGTTAACCATTGGCGACGCAAATACGTGTCGATCTCGGTCACGACGGTTTCCGTAGGGATTTGGGCGCGATGCAACAACCGATAAAGGTTCCAAATCTCATCGAGATCCCCAATATCAGATGTCGTGTTCATCCGTCCTATCGCCTCCTTTCTCATCGCGGATTCGTCCGGGGGAACGGGTGCCCCCCTCCCCCCGTCGTGGCGGCATTCGCGCCATCTCGTTTCGATTTCGTCCACGAAAACACCACCCCTTCGTCATCTGCCTTAAATCCCTAACGCCGCGTTTCCGATAACGACATTGTTCCGACTCGGATCATAGGTCGTCCCGCAGGTCAAGCACCAACCATATTCGTAGGGCTATTGCGGAAAGGGACGCCCTGGGATCCGCCCCTATTAAATACGGAATAAAAAAGAAAGGCCCCGGCGACCCGAGGCCTAATGGTTACGGTTCATCAAATGATAGCCAGCCAATAAAGGCTATAGACCGCGCTGTAGTCAAAGCGTTCTACCCTGATCACGAGGTCCCCAGGATCTTCACGCGAGTCTACGATGGACCGAGCAGAAACATATCCATTGCAAGAAACTATCGCGTCGGGAACCGGCGATTCCCGTCCAACGTGAAGCCGAGGGAATTGGGATCCCGTCCATACCCAGTGAATGAACCCATTTTTTACATTAATGAGGGCATACCGTTGCACCGCCTCAATTACTGCAATAGCCGCGGCCTGTCGTGATACCTTGTACCGATCGGCCAATTGCTCGACATCGGACCATGACCAATCTTTTTGCCGTTGGACGACGCGGATAGGCACCAGCAATCGACTGGCAAAGCGGTTGACCTCTCGCTCGTCCGATTGACCAAACATGTCCCACTCATTTTCAGCC is a window encoding:
- a CDS encoding RusA family crossover junction endodeoxyribonuclease; its protein translation is MSALVPWPPLILTIPPSDNHAHRIARVHGHPRMILTTAARTWRTEAQWTMKIWQRTTGWTVPARGQKVIAALMIWWPDHRTHDPGNLIKEVADAMKGVLIVDDQWLLPRVMDFGWDRQHPRIAITLTVMGSNAAQKIES
- a CDS encoding DUF5131 family protein, translated to MADHSRIDWTDATWNPVTGCSKVSPGCQHCYAERLSHRFGWTTQPWTAPHAAENVRWDRLRVMQPLHWRKPRRIFVNSMGDLFHDQVPDAFLIEVFTTIQSAPRHIFQVLTKRPARMRAWMLDPPRSLLRRDGQGWPPPNLWLGVSVEDQRWADERIPLLVTTPAAIRFVSGEPLLAPLDLTSWLPDLDWVIVGAESGPGARPMDDDWVRSLRDQCLTAGVAFWFKQRADAQGHKQLHPQLDGRTWHMWPRTASAGDLHPV